The following proteins are co-located in the Salvelinus fontinalis isolate EN_2023a chromosome 41, ASM2944872v1, whole genome shotgun sequence genome:
- the LOC129840686 gene encoding paraspeckle component 1-like isoform X3 encodes MAHRNLKQVNIQNNAPSPKPQQQQQYHHQQQHTKRNMDSPGMERRPNVADGKTPPPKPPPTAASPAAEREGGAVESQEMTLDIKSFRRPGEKTFTQRCRLFIGNLPTDLTEDDFKKLFSKYGEANEVFINRDRGFGFIRLETRTLAEIAKAELDGTVLGNRPIRIRFATHGSALTVRNLSPVVSNELLEEAFSEFGPVERAIVVVDDRGRPTGKGFVEFANKPCARKALDRCADGALLLTTSPRPAIVEPTEQLDEEDGLPEKLLVKSVHYHKEREHPPRFAQPGTFEFEYSSRWKALDEMEKQQRDQVERNIREAKEKLEQEMEAAKHEHQLMMMRQDLMRRQEELRRLEELRNQELQKRKNIEMRHEERRRQEEEMVQRHREQEEMRRQPDGFKPNYADTVHSLYMLQI; translated from the exons ATGGCTCACCGAAAtctaaaacaggtcaacattcaaaaCAACGCACCGTCGCCGAaacctcagcagcagcagcagtaccaccATCAGCAGCAGCACACAAAGCGCAACATGGACTCTCCAGGCATGGAGCGAAGGCCGAATGTTGCGGATGGGAAGACCCCACCACCAAAGCCGCCGCCGACGGCTGCCAGCCCTGcggcagagagggagggtggagccGTAGAGTCGCAGGAGATGACGCTGGATATAAAGAGTTTCAGAAGACCCGGGGAGAAAACCTTCACGCAGCGATGTAGGTTGTTCATCGGTAACCTCCCGACAGACCTCACGGAGGATGATTTCAAAAAGCTGTTTTCCAAGTATGGCGAGGCTAACGAGGTGTTTATCAACCGAGACCGAGGATTCGGCTTCATTCGACTG GAAACTAGGACGCTGGCGGAGATTGCCAAGGCAGAGTTGGACGGCACAGTGCTGGGGAACCGACCTATCCGGATCCGCTTCGCCACCCACGGCTCTGCCCTCACAGTGCGGAACCTTTCGCCCGTGGTCTCCAACGAGCTCCTCGAGGAGGCCTTCTCCGAGTTTGGCCCAGTGGAAAGGGCTATCGTTGTGGTGGACGACCGTGGAAGGCCCACTGGGAAGGGCTTCGTAGAGTTTGCCAACAAACCTTGTGCTCGTAAAGCCCTGGATCGCTGTGCTGACGGGGCGCTGCTGCTCACCAC GTCTCCTCGGCCTGCCATAGTGGAACCCACCGAGCAGCTGGATGAAGAGGATGGACTCCCAGAGAAGTTGCTGGTGAAATCTGTACACTACCACAA ggagagggagcaccccccgCGGTTTGCCCAGCCGGGGACATTTGAGTTTGAGTACTCCTCCCGCTGGAAGGCCCTGGACGAGATGGAAAAGCAGCAGAGAGACCAGGTTGAGCGCAACATCCGAGAGGCCAAGGAGAAGCTGGAGCAAGAGATGGAGGCCGCCAAGCACGAGCATCAGCTCATGATGAtgagacaag ACCTGATGAGGCGTCAAGAGGAGCTGAGACGTCTGGAGGAGCTTCGCAACCAGGAGCTGCAGAAACGCAAGAATATAGAGAtgag ACATGAGGAGAGGCGTaggcaggaggaggagatggtgCAGCGCCATCGAGAGCAGGAAGAGATGAGACGCCAACCGGACGGCTTCAAGCCAAACTATGCGGACACC
- the LOC129840686 gene encoding paraspeckle component 1-like isoform X2: MAHRNLKQVNIQNNAPSPKPQQQQQYHHQQQHTKRNMDSPGMERRPNVADGKTPPPKPPPTAASPAAEREGGAVESQEMTLDIKSFRRPGEKTFTQRCRLFIGNLPTDLTEDDFKKLFSKYGEANEVFINRDRGFGFIRLETRTLAEIAKAELDGTVLGNRPIRIRFATHGSALTVRNLSPVVSNELLEEAFSEFGPVERAIVVVDDRGRPTGKGFVEFANKPCARKALDRCADGALLLTTSPRPAIVEPTEQLDEEDGLPEKLLVKSVHYHKEREHPPRFAQPGTFEFEYSSRWKALDEMEKQQRDQVERNIREAKEKLEQEMEAAKHEHQLMMMRQDLMRRQEELRRLEELRNQELQKRKNIEMRHEERRRQEEEMVQRHREQEEMRRQPDGFKPNYADTMGLTPPLLLGPV, from the exons ATGGCTCACCGAAAtctaaaacaggtcaacattcaaaaCAACGCACCGTCGCCGAaacctcagcagcagcagcagtaccaccATCAGCAGCAGCACACAAAGCGCAACATGGACTCTCCAGGCATGGAGCGAAGGCCGAATGTTGCGGATGGGAAGACCCCACCACCAAAGCCGCCGCCGACGGCTGCCAGCCCTGcggcagagagggagggtggagccGTAGAGTCGCAGGAGATGACGCTGGATATAAAGAGTTTCAGAAGACCCGGGGAGAAAACCTTCACGCAGCGATGTAGGTTGTTCATCGGTAACCTCCCGACAGACCTCACGGAGGATGATTTCAAAAAGCTGTTTTCCAAGTATGGCGAGGCTAACGAGGTGTTTATCAACCGAGACCGAGGATTCGGCTTCATTCGACTG GAAACTAGGACGCTGGCGGAGATTGCCAAGGCAGAGTTGGACGGCACAGTGCTGGGGAACCGACCTATCCGGATCCGCTTCGCCACCCACGGCTCTGCCCTCACAGTGCGGAACCTTTCGCCCGTGGTCTCCAACGAGCTCCTCGAGGAGGCCTTCTCCGAGTTTGGCCCAGTGGAAAGGGCTATCGTTGTGGTGGACGACCGTGGAAGGCCCACTGGGAAGGGCTTCGTAGAGTTTGCCAACAAACCTTGTGCTCGTAAAGCCCTGGATCGCTGTGCTGACGGGGCGCTGCTGCTCACCAC GTCTCCTCGGCCTGCCATAGTGGAACCCACCGAGCAGCTGGATGAAGAGGATGGACTCCCAGAGAAGTTGCTGGTGAAATCTGTACACTACCACAA ggagagggagcaccccccgCGGTTTGCCCAGCCGGGGACATTTGAGTTTGAGTACTCCTCCCGCTGGAAGGCCCTGGACGAGATGGAAAAGCAGCAGAGAGACCAGGTTGAGCGCAACATCCGAGAGGCCAAGGAGAAGCTGGAGCAAGAGATGGAGGCCGCCAAGCACGAGCATCAGCTCATGATGAtgagacaag ACCTGATGAGGCGTCAAGAGGAGCTGAGACGTCTGGAGGAGCTTCGCAACCAGGAGCTGCAGAAACGCAAGAATATAGAGAtgag ACATGAGGAGAGGCGTaggcaggaggaggagatggtgCAGCGCCATCGAGAGCAGGAAGAGATGAGACGCCAACCGGACGGCTTCAAGCCAAACTATGCGGACACC
- the LOC129840607 gene encoding gap junction alpha-3 protein-like — MGDWSFLGRLLENAQEHSTVIGKVWLTVLFIFRILVLGAAAEEVWGDEQSDFTCNTQQPGCENVCYDEAFPISHIRFWVLQIIFVSTPTLIYLGHVLHIVRMEEKRREKEEEQRKASRHQEERDHLYRNGGGGGKKEKPPIRDEHGKIRIRGALLRTYVFNIIFKTLFEVGFILGQYFLYGFQLSPLYKCGRWPCPNAVDCFISRPTEKTIFIIFMLVVACVSLLLNLLEIYHLGWKKVKQGVSNEFAPDRMVLPLARDEAVESNMIQEGIAHPALNCLPTYGGVNVVYLPNEQANTTAALSEQQAEAAELKMDPFHEDFLLEALPTSFYGSEGSGQQQSVEQNWANMAMELQTLDAAKSSSYPLPPSSPSPPPSSSSRTSSDQEQSPPPPDTAPPIPDSRSSTLPLGESRRSEEHQQQEEDEAEAALPLTHVDDVTVTRVEMHEPPVFIAADARRLSRASKTSSVRARPDDLAV; from the exons ATGGGTGACTGGAGCTTTCTGGGGCGGCTGCTGGAGAACGCTCAAGAACACTCCACCGTGATTGGCAAG GTGTGGCTGACAGTCCTCTTCATCTTCCGTATCCTGGTCCTGGGGGCGGCTGCGGAGGAAGTGTGGGGTGACGAGCAGTCGGACTTCACCTGCAACACGCAGCAGCCTGGTTGTGAGAACGTGTGCTACGACGAAGCCTTCCCCATCTCGCACATCCGCTTCTGGGTGCTGCAGATTATCTTCGTGTCCACACCCACCTTGATCTACCTGGGACACGTGCTGCACATTGTCCGCATGGAGGAAAAACGccgggagaaggaggaggagcagcGGAAGGCCAGCCGGCACCAAGAGGAGAGAGACCATCTGTACAggaacggaggaggaggagggaaaaagGAGAAGCCCCCAATCAGAGACGAGCACGGTAAAATCCGCATCCGGGGGGCTCTCCTGCGCACGTATGTGTTCAACATCATCTTCAAGACGCTGTTCGAAGTGGGCTTCATCCTGGGTCAGTACTTCCTGTATGGCTTCCAGCTCAGCCCCCTGTATAAGTGTGGTCGCTGGCCCTGCCCCAACGCGGTTGACTGCTTCATCTCACGCCCCACAGAGAAGACCATCTTCATCATCTTCATGCTGGTGGTAGCCTGCGTCTCCCTGCTGCTCAACCTGCTGGAGATATACCACCTGGGATGGAAGAAGGTGAAGCAGGGGGTCAGCAACGAGTTTGCGCCCGACCGAATGGTGCTCCCCCTGGCCAGAGACGAGGCGGTGGAGTCCAATATGATCCAGGAGGGGATCGCCCACCCGGCCCTCAACTGCCTGCCCACGTACGGTGGCGTGAACGTGGTGTACCTGCCCAACGAGCAGGCAAACACCACGGCCGCTTTATCCGAGCAGCAGGCAGAGGCGGCGGAACTCAAGATGGACCCTTTCCATGAAGACTTCCTGCTGGAGGCTCTTCCCACATCCTTCTACGGCAGCGAGGGCAGTGGCCAGCAGCAGTCCGTGGAGCAGAACTGGGCCAACATGGCCATGGAGCTGCAGACTCTGGACGCTGCCAAGTCCTCCTCctatcctcttcctccctcctccccttctccgccaccctcctcctcctcccgcaCCTCCTCTGACCAGGAGCAGTCACCCCCTCCACCCGACACTGCCCCTCCTATCCCCGACTCCCgttcctccaccctccccctgGGGGAATCGAGAAGGAGTGAGGAGCACCAGCAGCAGGAAGAAGACGAAGCGGAGGCGGCGCTGCCACTGACGCACGTTGATGATGTCACGGTGACCCGGGTGGAGATGCACGAGCCACCCGTTTTCATAGCGGCGGACGCCCGCAGGCTGAGCAGGGCCAGCAAGACCAGCAGTGTCCGAGCCCGGCCCGACGACCTTGCCgtgtaa
- the LOC129840584 gene encoding gap junction beta-2 protein-like, which produces MTWGTLYAQLAGVNRHSTSLGKVWLSVLFIFRVTVLVLAAESVWGDEQSDFVCNTLQPGCENVCYDHFFPVSHIRLWCLQLIFVSTPALLVAMYVAYRHHGDKRQVLQQGSVGERCRSDKAQAAQEAELESLGRRRLPIVGPLWWTYACSLVFRLLFEGGFMYALYVLYDGFQMPRLVQCDQWPCPNVVDCFVSRPTEKTVFTVFMATSSCVCMALNMAELAYLVAKAIARCPSSRRRGGKQKGEGANCSSTSSKDKTLQQHKKNEKLLSSSSSGSTCSKAV; this is translated from the exons atgACCTGGGGGACCCTGTATgcccagctggctggtgtgaACCGCCACTCCACCAGCCTGGGGAAGGTGTGGCTGTCTGTCCTCTTCATCTTCCGTGTGACCGTGCTGGTCCTGGCGGCCGAAAGCGTCTGGGGGGACGAACAGAGTGACTTTGTCTGCAACACCCTGCAGCCGGGCTGCGAGAACGTCTGCTACGACCACTTCTTCCCCGTGTCCCACATCAGGCTCTGGTGTCTGCAGCTTATCTTCGTCTCCACGCCCGCTCTCCTCGTCGCCATGTACGTGGCCTACCGTCATCATGGCGACAAACGCCAGGTCCTGCAGCAGGGTTCAGTCGGGGAGCGTTGCCGCAGCGACAAGGCCCAGGCGGCCCAGGAAGCTGAGCTAGAGAGTCTGGGGAGGCGGAGGCTGCCAATCGTCGGGCCGCTGTGGTGGACGTACGCCTGTAGTCTGGTCTTCCGCCTGCTGTTCGAGGGAGGCTTCAT GTATGCTCTATACGTGTTGTACGACGGCTTCCAGATGCCCAGGCTGGTCCAGTGTGACCAGTGGCCCTGTCCCAATGTGGTGGACTGCTTTGTCTCCCGCCCCACAGAAAAAACTGTCTTCACCGTTTTCATGGCCACCTCCTCCTGCGTCTGTATGGCACTCAACATGGccgaactggcctacctggtcgcCAAGGCTATCGCTCGGTGCCCGTCATCACGGCGCAGAGGGGGGAAACAGAAAGGGGAGGGTGCAAACTGTTCCTCAACCTCTTCCAAAGACAAGACTCTGCAGCAGCACAAGAAGAATGAGAAGTTGTTGTCGTCCTCTTCGTCTGGGTCCACCTGCAGCAAGGCGGTGTGA